A single Plasmodium sp. gorilla clade G2 genome assembly, chromosome: 7 DNA region contains:
- a CDS encoding regulator of chromosome condensation, putative yields the protein MKKLKNTLFIFGSGECGQLPPEYCTDYVQVNPTAIPNLPNDIDEVICGSMHTIIKTTDDKLYSFGCNDMGVLGRKTYSSGIKDLEHSPTLINFTFPSKIKKITCGDNHTAILLENGKVYITGGFRDYCGVLGLPSFGEKNELLTKSFEFIEIQFSYNNNNSNSNSNNNNGGILKSQDSYENHTCNDSNDRKDEDIKIINIISGEDHLICLDESREYIFTMGNSDSCQVCNNFYEQEDSEEQRIKYVYPNCYHYTYFGFENKFENIYCGGNNTYVQLEDSLDVYGIGRNAYGSCGVSSKDNIIKKFERIEELSQKKINQLCGGQSFTVCLLNNNDLYIWGNREILGMECDDDAYYPLELDFFKKNNYIIKNITCGTDHCLVLTDNGKLFGWGTGGNEFDEDTSLAVIEKNEPSEIDFIKFVKKMISKYNKSDSELMHQNLIKIVSFAGGSSHCAFISSHIDTDRVCVKRGYDDIYDEDMLSKKHKRDNNNYNDIQNENNDIEQIDAHDEIVKKYLEEKKNQIQNVDDNMDKAYIFNKNKGKDHTYIKDTCYDISTNKYSTKDICQSLDQINEQSEGSNLPSEQNKRRRSVKTKSYLSNESPTRKQPRRSCKEHTSLNENANKKFYQIIDKPILKKKKKTTTSMKNKNTNLKEVPSPSGKRKIKSVGSRRESLSRPISKKDNLKRE from the coding sequence atgaaaaaattgaaaaatacgctttttatttttgggTCAGGAGAATGTGGTCAATTACCCCCAGAATATTGTACTGACTATGTTCAGGTAAATCCAACAGCTATTCCTAATTTACCAAATGATATTGATGAAGTAATATGTGGGTCTATGCATacaattataaaaacaacagatgataaattatattcttttggTTGTAATGATATGGGGGTATTAGGAAGAAAAACATATTCAAGTGGAATAAAAGATTTAGAACATTCTCCTactttaattaattttacgTTTccttcaaaaataaaaaagattacATGTGGTGATAACCATACAGCCATTTTGTTAGAAAATGGTAAGGTATATATTACTGGAGGATTTCGAGATTATTGTGGAGTATTAGGGTTACCATCATTTGGAGAAAAAAACGAATTATTAACAAAATCGTTTGAATTTATAGAAATACAATTTAgttataacaataataatagtaatagtaatagtaataataataatggggGTATATTAAAAAGTCAAGATTCTTATGAAAATCATACATGTAATGATTCAAATGATCGAAAAgatgaagatataaaaataattaatataatatctgGTGAAGATCATTTAATTTGTCTTGATGAAAGTcgtgaatatatttttaccatGGGGAATAGCGATTCTTGTCAAGTgtgtaataatttttatgaacaAGAAGATTCAGAAGAacaaagaataaaatatgtatatcccaattgttatcattatacatattttggatttgaaaataaatttgaaaatatttattgtggaggaaataatacatatgttCAGTTGGAAGACTCTTTAGATGTATATGGTATTGGTAGAAATGCATATGGATCTTGTGGAGTTTCTtcaaaagataatataattaaaaaatttgaaaGGATTGAAGAAttatcacaaaaaaaaattaatcaaTTATGTGGTGGACAAAGTTTTACAGTctgtttattaaataataatgatttatatatatggggTAATAGAGAAATATTAGGTATGGAATGTGATGATGATGCATATTATCCTTTAGAATtagatttttttaaaaaaaataattatattataaaaaatattacatgtGGTACTGATCATTGTTTAGTTTTAACAGATAATGGAAAATTATTTGGTTGGGGTACAGGAGGTAACGAATTTGATGAAGACACCTCCTTAGCTGtcattgaaaaaaatgaacccTCAGAAAttgattttattaaatttgtaaaaaaaatgatttcaaaatataataaaagtgatTCTGAATTAATGCatcaaaatttaataaaaattgtgTCATTTGCAGGAGGTTCGTCTCACTGTGCATTTATTTCATCACATATAGATACTGATAGGGTATGTGTAAAGAGAGGatatgatgatatatatgatgaagaCATGTTAAGCAAAAAACACAAaagagataataataattataatgatattcAAAATGAGAATAATGATATAGAACAAATTGATGCTCATGATGAAAtcgtaaaaaaatatttagaagagaaaaaaaaccAAATACAAAATGTAGATGATAATATGGATaaagcatatatatttaataaaaataaaggaaaagATCATACTTATATTAAAGATACATGTTATGATATAtctacaaataaatattcaacAAAAGATATTTGTCAATCTTTAGATcaaataaatgaacaaaGTGAAGGTTCAAACTTACCAagtgaacaaaataaaagacGAAGAAGTGTTAAAACAAAATCATATCTAAGTAATGAAAGTCCAACAAGAAAACAACCTAGAAGATCATGTAAAGAACATACatcattaaatgaaaatgcaaataaaaaattctaTCAAATTATTGATAAAccaattttaaaaaaaaaaaaaaaaactacaaCTTcaatgaaaaacaaaaatacaaACCTAAAAGAAGTACCATCACCAAgtggaaaaagaaaaataaaatcggTAGGATCAAGAAGAGAAAGTTTATCGAGACCTATCTCCAAAAAggataatttaaaaagagagtaa
- a CDS encoding sin3 associated polypeptide p18-like protein — MSRSVSLSLSSNEKSSSSFFSTKGSNKNIEDNENGKKRLPSYDTKNLKNKSKGQKIEKDIYSEDDDNNNSNNVVQENVSKEKNWDNNNNYQIKKKKKRKDYHSSSSISMMSLSSFSKDSDNEHKEMKRKNKDNKKKKESSIYKKKKEDKYNKRDCYQYDKYDSDNYNDNSHTYSNHSSDRKKRKKYHEEKHKEKKKKKKNSISSRISYYDNYKDEKKKKEDRNISKRNKDKRKKKYNRSSSVSFSSYYEDISDNSNESDTIENRKNKDKNKKINKIKHDKEGKYYTSKHSEKEKDYSRKKKKRKGDTKDSLYSISLSSYEDFKRKKHKTKKDKHKDNGKESDYYDEEEYIKEHTGELLKEKKKKNKEKKRTWKNEKHEDTSKDFFYNKEKTHSLERGEDEKNSYFSREISEDFFASNSRNRSRISSSDSYYKIKKHERKDKKKRKYDEEKLSLITKKKRKRRDNHYSDDNYVSDNTYSSMYRNKNYMINRNNDRVNNRTHNHTTYRNNDHINYHRRSSYKEDVSNKYYDKKDLEKEKYIKRFNENEKYRNNDLMSKYDINKKRKSSPNYDISSKYSNYKRSSYINNISINTNSRYSNLNMNGIDKMGIINREKTCPFLLRLFYKVDKEYNVDDMDILTKDNNSNELQIYAWIDITMREIVTLVKDFYKDSRQRNAQWVFKVFSYEKKKLTFLSKVHSTIYNYKEDNKTLLSLNYEIGDIILLSIMLDKK, encoded by the coding sequence ATGAGCAGAAGTGTAAGTTTGAGTTTAAGTTCAAACGAGAAATCTTCTTCAAGTTTTTTCTCGACAAAAGggtcaaataaaaatatcgaagataatgaaaatggAAAAAAGAGATTACCAAGTTATGACACAAAGAATTTGAAGAATAAATCGAAAGGtcaaaaaattgaaaaagatatatattcggaagatgatgataataataatagtaataatgtAGTACAAGAAAATGtatcaaaagaaaaaaattgggataataataataattatcaaataaagaagaaaaagaaaagaaaagactATCATTCTTCATCTAGTATTAGTATGATGAGTTTATCATCTTTTAGTAAAGATAGTGATAATGAACACaaagaaatgaaaagaaaaaataaagataataagaaaaaaaaagaaagctctatctataaaaaaaagaaggaagATAAGTATAACAAACGTGATTGTTATCAATATGATAAGTATGATagtgataattataatgacaATTCTCATACCTATAGTAACCATTCCAGTGataggaaaaaaagaaaaaaatatcatgaagaaaaacataaggaaaagaaaaaaaaaaagaaaaattctATTTCCTCTAGAATCagttattatgataattataaagacgaaaaaaaaaaaaaagaagatcgAAACATatcaaaaagaaataaagataaaagaaaaaaaaaatacaacagATCAAGTAGTGTTTCTTTTTCTAGCTATTATGAAGATATAAGCGATAATAGCAATGAAAGTGACACCAtagaaaatagaaaaaataaagataaaaataaaaaaattaataaaataaaacatgataaagaaggaaaatattatacatcaAAACATtcagaaaaagaaaaagattattctcgaaaaaaaaaaaaaagaaaaggagaCACGAAAGATTCATTATATTCAATAAGTTTAAGTTCATATGAAGATTTTAAGAGAAAAAAACACAAAACGAAAAAGGACAAGCATAAGGATAATGGAAAGGAGAgtgattattatgatgaagaagaatatataaaggaaCATACGGgagaattattaaaagaaaagaagaaaaaaaacaaagaaaaaaaaagaacatggaaaaatgaaaaacatGAGGACACAAGTAAagatttcttttataataagGAAAAAACACATTCTTTAGAAAGGGGAGAAGATGAAAAGAATAGTTATTTTAGTAGGGAAATATCCGAAGATTTTTTCGCTTCCAATAGTAGAAATAGAAGTAGAATAAGTTCTAGTGattcttattataaaataaagaaacatGAACGTAAggataagaaaaaaagaaaatatgatgaagaaaaattatcattaataaCAAAGAAAAAGAGGAAAAGACGAGATAATCATTATAGTGATGACAATTATGTTAGTGATAATACTTATAGTAGTATGTATcgtaataaaaattatatgattaaTCGTAATAATGATCGTGTAAATAATCGAACACATAACCATACAACCTATCGAAATAatgatcatataaattatcatcGACGTAGTTCTTATAAGGAAGATGTTtccaataaatattatgataagaaggatttagaaaaagaaaagtatattaaaagattcaatgaaaatgaaaaatatagaaataatgaTCTTATGTCGAaatatgatattaataaaaaaagaaaaagttcTCCTAATTATGATATATCATCTAAATATAGTAATTATAAACGTTcgtcatatataaataatatatctattaatACAAACAGTCGTTATTCTAATCTTAACATGAATGGAATTGATAAGATGGGAATAATAAATAGAGAAAAAACATGTCCTTTTCTTCTTCGCTTGTTTTATAAAGTAGATAAAGAGTATAATGTTGATGATATGGATATATTGactaaagataataatagtaatgaattacaaatatatgcATGGATAGATATCACTATGAGAGAAATTGTTACACTTGTAAAAGATTTCTATAAAGATAGTAGACAAAGAAATGCTCAATGGGTTTTTAAAGTTTtttcatatgaaaaaaaaaaattaacattcTTATCAAAGGTACATAgtacaatatataattataaagaagataataaaacCTTACTATCTTTGAATTATGAAATTGgtgatattatattattatcaattatGTTGGACAAAAAATGA